A window of the Gossypium hirsutum isolate 1008001.06 chromosome A05, Gossypium_hirsutum_v2.1, whole genome shotgun sequence genome harbors these coding sequences:
- the LOC121228923 gene encoding probable LRR receptor-like serine/threonine-protein kinase At3g47570: MLSLKVLDLSNNNISGFIPKSLERLSYLKNFDVSFNILEGEIPNSGCFVNFTAKSFMNNYALCGSRRLQVQPCKNNIPRQNNKALLNAFKYIIPVFGSVIIVVALIIVYKKWKNKSTSLAIVEDPVPIRDWRRISYYQLSRATSGFDDNNFLGSGSFGSVYKGILAEGTEVAVKVFNSDLDEAFRSFDVECEVMGKILHRNLVKVITCCSTIDFKALVLEFMPKGSLEKWLYSDNHALNLLQRINIMIDVASALEYLHFGFLVPVVHCDLKPSNVLLDNDKVAHVGDFGIAKLLGEGDSMKQTLTLATVGYMEPEYGLAGIISVKSDVYSYGILLMETFTRRKPTDEYFSREMDMKHWVKTSLSNGINSVMDPNIVQEKDEYIVIKTIMELALECSS; encoded by the exons ATGCTAAGTTTGAAAGTGTTGGATTTATCTAATAACAACATCTCTGGATTCATTCCCAAATCTTTGGAAAGACTTTCCTATCTAAAAAATTTTGATGTGTCTTTCAATATACTAGAAGGTGAAATCCCAAATAGCGGATGTTTTGTGAACTTCACAGCGAAATCATTCATGAACAATTATGCACTGTGTGGCTCACGTAGATTACAGGTCCAACCTTGCAAGAATAACATTCCTCGACAAAACAACAAGGCCCTTCTGAATGCTTTCAAATATATTATCCCAGTATTTGGTTCAGTTATCATTGTTGTAGCTCTCATAATTGTCTACAAAAAATGGAAAAACAAGAGTACAAGTTTGGCAATTGTTGAAGATCCGGTACCTATTAGAGATTGGAGAAGAATTTCTTATTATCAATTATCGAGAGCGACTAGTGGATTTGATGACAACAACTTCCTTGGTTCAGGAAGTTTTGGCTCTGTATACAAAGGAATACTTGCAGAAGGGACAGAAGTCGCAGTCAAGGTTTTCAACTCGGATTTAGATGAAGCGTTCAGAAGCTTTGACGTTGAGTGTGAAGTGATGGGCAAAATCCTACACCGCAATCTTGTCAAGGTCATTACTTGTTGTTCTACTATTGATTTCAAAGCCTTAGTGCTTGAATTCATGCCTAAAGGAAGTCTTGAGAAATGGTTATATTCTGACAATCATGCCTTGAATCTCCTACAAAGAATCAACATAATGATTGATGTTGCATCAGCATTAGAATATCTCCATTTTGGATTTCTTGTTCCTGTAGTACATTGTGACTTGAAACCAAGTAACGTATTGTTGGATAATGACAAGGTTGCGCATGTGGGAGATTTTGGAATTGCTAAACTATTGGGAGAAGGAGATTCCATGAAGCAAACACTGACACTTGCTACTGTTGGCTATATGGAACCAG AATATGGATTAGCAGGAATTATTTCTGTGAAAAGTGATGTTTATAGTTATGGTATTCTATTAATGGAAACCTTTACAAGAAGAAAACCTACAGACGAATATTTTTCTCGAGAAATGGATATGAAACATTGGGTGAAAACATCATTATCCAATGGAATAAATAGTGTAATGGATCCCAATATTGTGcaggaaaaagatgaatatatTGTTATTAAAACAATTATGGAATTGGCTTTGGAATGTTCATCTTAG